In one Gemmatimonas sp. genomic region, the following are encoded:
- a CDS encoding EAL domain-containing protein has protein sequence MTILWLRARVARPGTLAWGAAFALSLVGVLALWASLEIGRDRRDMRDEARLLGASWDSLFFALEQDFSRLIERAPQTCDAETIRRIVSVSFTSEVARAYFLRPTAATSWCGPLGVRRHTTLPPLPGDGEALLYVEPSIRSLGLRTISTRGASALVAELDPNVLARLSMQASGNSSRWDRYLIVGRADPVPWMNAPQADERGRTLWQRGSVSPTYRVRLIQSVSTAHVLSRLKDSAVLLLPLVGVLTLALMGWLQSRYRDRANPQRRLEIALRKRRFEPFVQPIVSVQSGRCVGGEVLMRWRHPARGLLSPQEFIGLAEESRLIVPMSNMVMAKARDRLAPIIAAHREMYFSFNITPAQLRAPDFDQTLERIFDASSLPRHHVLLEVTEREVIDAGSEAALRRLRAAGYKLALDDFGTGQSSLASIDRLPVDRLKIDREFVRHVDGATTERPVLDTIISLAHTLQIPLIAEGVETDVQWDYLAARGVQYVQGYLIARPMAIEEFNAWLDAYHADLPEQTTVRMLTPRRSARIGDGVPVLAAPFDDAVPSFDTDRLIDEMRGLAGIDVRDRRHRLRSYPQCFVSADAVTWIATRLSVSRAVAVRIGERLTALGRIEHVVSEHDFADAYLFFRFVVSVYDVEKPPLDVLPDLEAVARRLRAPDGIAVGARRRHLLWYDASFSGRALSEWLRQQFALTETAASAVATALMLRGDVIHIFDDRPFTPTGELFRLR, from the coding sequence GTGACCATTCTCTGGCTCCGCGCCCGCGTCGCGCGCCCTGGTACGTTGGCGTGGGGAGCAGCGTTCGCGCTCTCCCTCGTCGGCGTGCTCGCGTTGTGGGCCAGCCTCGAGATCGGACGAGATCGACGCGATATGCGGGACGAGGCACGGCTGCTGGGCGCGTCCTGGGATTCACTCTTCTTCGCCCTCGAGCAGGACTTTTCGAGGCTCATTGAGCGCGCGCCACAGACCTGCGATGCGGAGACCATTCGGCGCATCGTCAGTGTCAGCTTCACCAGTGAGGTCGCACGAGCCTACTTTCTGCGCCCGACGGCGGCGACGTCGTGGTGCGGTCCGCTGGGAGTGCGCCGCCACACGACGCTCCCACCACTCCCCGGCGATGGAGAAGCGCTGCTCTATGTCGAGCCGTCGATTCGGTCCCTTGGGCTTCGGACCATCTCGACCCGCGGCGCGTCGGCGCTTGTCGCGGAATTGGACCCGAACGTATTGGCGCGCTTGTCAATGCAGGCGTCCGGGAATTCGAGTCGATGGGATCGGTATCTGATCGTTGGACGAGCCGACCCCGTCCCCTGGATGAATGCACCCCAGGCGGATGAACGCGGGCGGACGCTCTGGCAGCGCGGCTCCGTGTCGCCAACCTATCGCGTTCGACTGATTCAATCGGTCAGCACGGCGCATGTCCTGTCGCGGCTGAAGGACAGCGCGGTGCTTCTCCTGCCGTTGGTGGGGGTGCTCACGCTCGCGCTGATGGGATGGCTCCAGAGTCGATATCGTGATCGCGCGAACCCGCAGCGTCGGTTGGAGATCGCCCTGCGGAAGCGGCGATTCGAACCTTTTGTGCAACCGATCGTCTCGGTGCAGAGCGGGCGATGCGTCGGTGGTGAGGTGCTGATGCGGTGGCGGCATCCGGCCCGCGGACTTCTTTCGCCTCAGGAGTTTATTGGACTGGCCGAGGAGTCTCGGCTCATCGTGCCGATGTCCAACATGGTCATGGCGAAAGCACGCGACCGACTCGCCCCCATCATCGCGGCGCATCGCGAGATGTATTTCTCGTTCAACATTACGCCGGCGCAACTACGCGCTCCCGACTTCGACCAGACACTCGAGCGCATATTTGATGCAAGCTCACTCCCGCGTCACCATGTGCTGCTTGAGGTGACGGAGCGAGAGGTGATCGACGCGGGATCTGAAGCGGCGCTGCGCAGGCTCCGTGCCGCCGGCTACAAGCTGGCACTTGATGATTTCGGGACCGGCCAGAGTAGCCTGGCATCGATCGACCGTTTGCCGGTTGACCGATTGAAGATCGATCGGGAGTTCGTGCGACATGTGGATGGCGCTACGACCGAGCGACCTGTCCTGGACACGATTATCTCACTCGCGCACACTCTGCAGATTCCGTTGATCGCGGAAGGTGTTGAGACGGACGTACAATGGGACTATCTGGCGGCGCGCGGTGTGCAGTATGTCCAAGGATACCTGATTGCACGCCCGATGGCGATCGAAGAGTTCAACGCGTGGCTCGACGCGTATCACGCCGACCTGCCCGAGCAGACGACCGTTAGGATGCTGACGCCACGGCGATCGGCGCGAATCGGGGATGGCGTTCCAGTGTTGGCTGCGCCATTCGATGATGCCGTCCCGTCCTTCGATACTGATCGACTCATCGACGAGATGCGGGGGCTTGCTGGCATTGACGTGCGGGACCGGCGGCATCGACTGCGCAGCTACCCACAGTGTTTTGTCTCGGCTGATGCGGTGACATGGATCGCGACGCGCTTGTCCGTGTCACGGGCCGTGGCCGTGCGCATCGGAGAGCGATTGACGGCGCTGGGCCGCATTGAGCACGTGGTGTCTGAGCACGACTTTGCCGACGCATATCTCTTCTTTCGTTTCGTCGTATCCGTCTACGATGTTGAGAAACCTCCGTTGGATGTCCTGCCGGATCTTGAGGCGGTCGCGCGCCGGCTCCGCGCCCCCGATGGTATCGCCGTCGGTGCACGCCGCCGGCATCTTCTCTGGTACGATGCAAGCTTTTCCGGTCGAGCACTCAGTGAATGGCTCCGACAGCAGTTCGCGCTGACGGAGACAGCTGCCAGTGCGGTGGCCACCGCGCTCATGCTGCGTGGGGACGTCATTCACATATTCGACGACCGGCCCTTCACGCCGACGGGTGAGCTTTTCCGCTTGCGCTGA
- a CDS encoding spondin domain-containing protein: MTRLSRVVRLVAATAVALVATSTAQAQQRIVTATVTNLAPRNSISFAPLHVGFHRGIFDSFNIGQAPGAGIISVAEGGSGTQWQADFAAADPTATRGTIGGLLQPGGTASLDFMVNTGLNPFFSFASMVVPSNDFFIGNDSPIRLFDATGNLLINSIFQTTSQIWDAGSEIFDPAAAAFVGNNDLRTPQGSVVAFNFAELEGFNGLTTGAGYEFQSQLAAGQNVYRIDFTSRPVTTVPEPSTLVLLTCGLAGLAWVARRGTRRGA, encoded by the coding sequence ATGACACGACTGTCTCGCGTTGTTCGATTGGTGGCCGCCACCGCGGTGGCCTTGGTCGCCACCAGCACCGCTCAGGCACAGCAACGCATCGTGACGGCCACCGTCACGAATCTGGCCCCCCGCAACAGCATCAGCTTCGCGCCGCTGCACGTGGGCTTCCATCGGGGGATCTTCGACTCATTCAATATTGGCCAGGCGCCTGGTGCGGGGATCATCTCGGTCGCGGAGGGCGGCTCCGGTACGCAGTGGCAGGCGGATTTCGCGGCGGCAGATCCCACGGCGACGCGGGGGACGATTGGTGGGTTGCTGCAGCCCGGCGGGACCGCAAGCCTCGATTTCATGGTGAACACCGGACTCAATCCGTTTTTCAGCTTTGCCTCGATGGTGGTGCCGAGCAACGACTTCTTCATCGGCAACGACAGTCCAATCCGACTGTTTGATGCCACCGGAAATCTGCTGATCAACTCGATCTTCCAGACGACGAGCCAAATTTGGGACGCGGGATCGGAAATCTTTGATCCGGCGGCGGCGGCGTTCGTTGGCAATAACGACTTGCGTACTCCGCAGGGGTCCGTCGTGGCATTCAATTTCGCGGAACTCGAGGGCTTCAACGGACTGACCACGGGCGCCGGATATGAATTCCAAAGCCAGTTAGCGGCGGGACAGAATGTGTATCGCATCGACTTTACGTCACGTCCAGTGACCACCGTGCCGGAACCCAGTACGCTGGTGCTGTTGACGTGCGGACTGGCGGGACTGGCGTGGGTCGCCCGTCGGGGTACTCGTCGGGGGGCGTGA
- a CDS encoding MBL fold metallo-hydrolase: MSLAACHWVRTGDPAPLRPVAAAHIKAVGDCTITASCHDSVDIVAMGVSGFLFVPWRDSMQLVMTPPSYTNPTLWWTVFGNWLFGSSPNEARIARRLRDLPAAGPDRLSRVRAVLVGHGHYDHLMDLPVLASYVPNATVFGSRSVVNTLNAVPAFGRVTGAASRLVSVDSLAGVTADQPGHSLSIGDAVRVRAIAWEHAPNFGTHVIARGTVEAAQTSLPRGLFGWKLGRVYAYAIDLLDRDGRVGTRIVVHDASASPEVVRRAVAVIGTMPTARNTVLIITAANFDQEPSYPDILLASLAPEHVLLGHWEDFFRSPEKSERVVRGIHGRQLIDIVHRYQGDRWTALQAGATLRMRY; this comes from the coding sequence GTGAGCCTTGCCGCGTGCCACTGGGTGCGCACCGGCGATCCCGCGCCCCTTCGCCCCGTCGCGGCGGCGCACATCAAAGCCGTCGGTGACTGCACGATCACGGCCAGCTGTCACGACTCCGTCGACATCGTGGCCATGGGTGTCAGCGGCTTCCTGTTCGTCCCGTGGCGCGACAGTATGCAGCTCGTGATGACCCCACCGTCGTACACCAACCCCACGCTCTGGTGGACGGTGTTCGGGAACTGGCTGTTCGGGTCGTCCCCCAACGAGGCGCGCATTGCCCGTCGGTTGCGTGATCTCCCCGCCGCCGGACCAGACCGCCTGTCGCGCGTGCGCGCCGTGCTCGTGGGGCACGGACACTATGACCATCTCATGGATCTGCCGGTGCTCGCGAGCTATGTGCCCAACGCCACCGTGTTCGGCAGCCGCTCCGTGGTGAACACGCTCAACGCGGTCCCCGCCTTCGGACGCGTGACGGGAGCCGCGTCGCGACTCGTGTCGGTGGACTCGCTGGCCGGCGTGACCGCCGATCAACCGGGGCACTCACTCTCAATCGGTGACGCCGTGCGCGTGCGCGCGATCGCCTGGGAACATGCGCCGAACTTCGGCACGCATGTCATCGCCCGCGGCACTGTCGAAGCAGCTCAAACGTCGCTTCCCCGCGGCCTCTTCGGCTGGAAGCTTGGGCGCGTATACGCCTACGCCATCGACCTGCTCGATCGCGACGGCCGCGTGGGCACTCGAATCGTCGTGCACGATGCTAGCGCGTCGCCCGAGGTCGTGCGTCGCGCCGTGGCCGTGATCGGCACGATGCCAACCGCGCGCAACACGGTGCTCATCATCACGGCCGCGAACTTCGATCAGGAGCCGTCGTACCCCGACATCCTGCTCGCCAGCCTCGCACCAGAGCATGTGCTGCTCGGACACTGGGAAGACTTCTTCCGGTCGCCCGAGAAATCCGAACGCGTCGTGCGCGGCATTCACGGTCGGCAACTGATCGATATCGTACACCGCTACCAGGGCGATCGTTGGACGGCGCTGCAGGCCGGCGCCACCCTTCGGATGCGCTATTAG
- a CDS encoding VF530 family protein translates to MTEPRPVDPLHGTTLKAMVEHLVERYGWDGLGDRIDIRCFTHDPSVNSSLKFLRKTPWARAKVESLYLHSAAHPRKTPRTPEMVDTPTAPANE, encoded by the coding sequence ATGACTGAGCCGCGCCCCGTCGATCCCCTGCACGGCACGACCCTGAAGGCGATGGTCGAGCATCTCGTCGAGCGCTACGGCTGGGACGGTCTGGGCGATCGCATCGACATCCGGTGCTTCACGCACGACCCGAGCGTGAACTCCTCGCTCAAGTTCCTGCGCAAGACCCCGTGGGCGCGCGCCAAAGTGGAATCGCTGTACCTGCACTCGGCCGCGCATCCGCGGAAGACACCGAGGACGCCCGAGATGGTCGACACGCCAACGGCACCGGCAAACGAGTAG
- a CDS encoding ECF-type sigma factor gives MSNADNTVTSLLREWAQGHAAAGSQLFSLVYDELRSVARRQRQPSLEDTLNTTALVHEVYLRLNAATALSVQNRAHFYAVAAQATRQILSNYARRRRADKRGSGSVPVALDDQQAQRVVSAPAHESSIDRLWDLEHALRQLHTLHPRACDVVECRFFGGLSIPDTAIALGISEATVKRDWALAQAWLCRELQQHASTP, from the coding sequence GTGTCAAACGCGGACAATACGGTGACAAGCCTGCTGCGCGAGTGGGCGCAGGGGCATGCCGCGGCGGGGAGCCAGCTGTTCTCGCTGGTGTACGACGAGTTGCGCTCGGTCGCGCGACGTCAGCGTCAGCCATCGCTCGAGGACACCCTCAACACCACGGCGCTGGTGCACGAGGTCTATCTCCGGCTCAACGCCGCGACCGCGCTCAGCGTGCAGAATCGAGCGCACTTTTACGCGGTTGCGGCGCAGGCTACGCGGCAGATTCTCAGCAACTACGCAAGGCGACGGCGCGCCGACAAGCGGGGAAGCGGCAGCGTGCCCGTCGCGCTCGACGACCAACAGGCACAACGCGTGGTCTCCGCACCGGCCCATGAATCCTCGATCGACCGACTCTGGGATCTCGAGCACGCCTTGCGGCAACTCCACACGCTGCATCCGCGTGCGTGCGACGTCGTGGAATGCCGTTTCTTTGGCGGGCTATCCATTCCGGATACAGCCATCGCGTTGGGAATCTCTGAGGCCACCGTGAAACGAGACTGGGCGCTGGCGCAAGCGTGGCTCTGCCGCGAGCTGCAACAGCATGCGAGTACGCCGTGA
- a CDS encoding serine/threonine-protein kinase yields the protein MTDHPPSVSSVPWERLALLFDDVSAQPLHSRDVYLEQVCAGDAALHAELSALMSAADRAPEFLRGLADDVLSPAVFAAAAAEVDIREREVSIPAHYADVAAVPLVTGTRIRHFEVLAPLGAGGMGVVYRGRDHRLNRDVALKFLSSALFGDSSARQRLVREAQAASSLDDPHVCPMYAIEDAPNGGLCLVMGYCGAGTLRDRLRAGALPVHEANAIAEQIARGLACAHRAQLVHRDIKPANIGFAEQGIAKILDFGVAVRGGTGAELDTTEESPLAGTLPYMAPELLRGETPDAPADIWALGVVYYEMLTGRRPFVASTQAALLHDILERDPAPFARADGVEIPEGVVALVLEMLQKSAARRPHNGDALVQRFLATKVADVSSAHPANSQAAPALAQERSRPVRRWGLLAGVVGAVATIAFFLRSPSDPLITAPLQVVRSSAPLPSIAVLPFAVRGGNELAYLREGMVDVLTPALDATGLLRGVDPNAILGAAGQLPSTTMDSSTARALALRVGAQRYVTGSVVQAGASLTMRATLHYADGKDVARAQVTVSDADGLLLGAEALVRQLVATELRAPGDTLAGMAAAMTTSKRALRAYIDGERELRDARPAAAMAFFSQSVADDSLFALAWYRLARAARWSDVDSVNARATARAFALAPTLPVRLQQLIRAYFALRVGSPVDAERQLQKIVADYPNDVDAWMLLGEARFDQVQYMGRPATEATDAFRRVMTLDPQNREVTVYLMELAARGDRLGELDTLFQMYFRPNSAGEQPGVRATYLALHDRRVRGVRRNIDDPAGAQLALRRAGTEPSDLQAAASFATTLAANKADPALQLEGLLALATLDIAASRFTAAGQHWRDAALLDPDATLRHRALLYAGPSLRMNADTLEAIRGSLERSVSSVAPDLHGLTTAEHRALRVYLGGLLSARLDDTTRLMQAQQQLTGMVPVNRLSVPLSYALQGHLSRRRRNERAAIAAFERSMVDIPASIRANVPALGQQIDRFAHAEALRAMGQRDEARRWYRSLRDGPGLMNAPFLALTATGLR from the coding sequence GTGACCGATCATCCCCCGAGCGTGTCATCCGTCCCGTGGGAACGGCTCGCCCTCCTCTTCGACGACGTGAGCGCTCAGCCCCTGCACTCGCGTGACGTATACCTGGAGCAGGTGTGCGCCGGCGATGCCGCGCTGCATGCTGAACTTTCGGCGCTGATGTCCGCCGCGGATCGGGCGCCGGAATTCCTGCGTGGGCTCGCCGACGACGTCCTCTCGCCTGCCGTCTTCGCCGCCGCCGCCGCCGAGGTGGATATCCGCGAACGTGAAGTATCGATCCCGGCACATTACGCCGACGTCGCCGCGGTCCCGCTCGTGACCGGCACCCGAATCCGTCACTTCGAGGTCCTCGCTCCACTGGGCGCCGGCGGCATGGGCGTCGTCTATCGCGGCCGCGATCATCGGCTCAACCGCGATGTGGCCCTGAAGTTCCTGTCGTCAGCGCTCTTCGGCGATTCGTCCGCACGCCAGCGTCTCGTTCGCGAGGCACAGGCGGCGTCGTCGCTCGACGATCCGCATGTCTGCCCGATGTACGCGATCGAGGACGCGCCCAACGGTGGCCTGTGTTTGGTGATGGGTTACTGCGGTGCCGGGACCTTGCGCGATCGCCTTCGTGCGGGCGCACTGCCGGTCCACGAAGCGAACGCGATTGCCGAGCAGATCGCGCGCGGACTGGCCTGTGCACATCGCGCTCAGCTGGTGCACCGCGATATCAAGCCGGCCAACATCGGATTCGCCGAGCAGGGTATTGCGAAAATCCTCGACTTCGGCGTCGCGGTTCGGGGCGGGACCGGGGCTGAACTCGATACGACCGAAGAAAGCCCTTTGGCGGGCACCCTGCCCTATATGGCACCCGAACTGCTGCGGGGTGAGACACCGGATGCGCCGGCCGACATCTGGGCGCTTGGCGTGGTCTACTATGAGATGCTGACCGGTCGTCGCCCCTTTGTCGCATCGACGCAGGCGGCATTGTTGCACGATATTCTCGAACGGGATCCGGCGCCCTTCGCGCGAGCGGACGGCGTCGAGATTCCGGAAGGCGTCGTGGCATTGGTGCTCGAGATGTTGCAGAAATCGGCAGCGCGTCGACCGCACAACGGCGATGCACTCGTGCAACGATTCCTGGCCACCAAGGTCGCTGACGTTTCCAGTGCACATCCCGCCAACTCCCAGGCGGCGCCTGCGCTGGCGCAGGAGAGGAGTCGCCCGGTTCGTCGTTGGGGCCTGCTGGCGGGTGTCGTGGGAGCGGTAGCCACCATCGCGTTCTTCCTGCGATCGCCATCCGATCCGCTGATCACGGCGCCCCTGCAAGTTGTCCGCAGCTCGGCGCCGCTGCCCAGTATCGCCGTACTCCCGTTTGCCGTTCGCGGCGGCAACGAGCTCGCGTATCTTCGCGAAGGCATGGTGGATGTGCTCACCCCCGCACTCGATGCCACCGGGCTGCTTCGCGGGGTAGACCCGAACGCCATTCTTGGGGCAGCAGGTCAGCTCCCCTCAACGACGATGGACTCGTCCACGGCGCGCGCGTTGGCGCTTCGCGTTGGTGCGCAGCGGTATGTGACCGGCAGCGTCGTCCAGGCAGGCGCGTCACTTACCATGCGCGCGACCCTGCATTACGCCGACGGAAAGGACGTGGCGCGGGCGCAGGTGACGGTGAGCGATGCCGACGGCCTGCTGCTCGGTGCGGAAGCGCTGGTCCGCCAACTCGTCGCGACAGAACTGCGCGCACCCGGCGATACGCTCGCAGGGATGGCGGCGGCGATGACCACGTCGAAGCGTGCACTGCGCGCCTACATCGACGGCGAACGGGAGCTTCGTGATGCGCGACCTGCGGCAGCGATGGCGTTTTTCTCGCAATCGGTCGCCGACGACTCGCTCTTTGCGCTGGCCTGGTATCGACTGGCTCGCGCCGCACGCTGGAGTGACGTCGACTCCGTGAACGCCCGCGCCACCGCTCGCGCCTTCGCGCTCGCACCGACGCTACCGGTACGACTTCAGCAGTTGATTCGCGCCTATTTTGCACTCCGAGTGGGGAGCCCTGTGGACGCCGAGCGACAGCTGCAAAAGATCGTCGCCGATTATCCGAACGACGTCGATGCCTGGATGCTGCTGGGAGAGGCGCGCTTCGATCAGGTGCAGTACATGGGGCGACCCGCCACGGAGGCGACCGACGCCTTCCGGCGAGTTATGACCCTCGACCCACAAAACCGTGAGGTCACCGTGTACCTGATGGAACTCGCGGCCCGCGGCGACCGGCTGGGCGAACTCGATACGCTGTTCCAGATGTACTTTCGCCCCAATAGCGCGGGTGAGCAGCCGGGCGTACGGGCGACCTATCTGGCTTTGCATGACCGTCGCGTGCGAGGCGTCCGCCGCAACATCGACGATCCCGCCGGCGCGCAACTCGCGCTCCGGCGTGCCGGTACCGAACCGAGCGATCTCCAAGCGGCGGCCAGCTTTGCAACGACGCTGGCTGCGAACAAGGCCGATCCCGCCTTGCAGCTCGAGGGTCTCCTCGCGTTGGCCACCTTGGACATCGCGGCATCCAGATTCACGGCTGCCGGGCAACACTGGCGCGACGCCGCACTCCTCGACCCCGACGCGACACTGCGCCATCGAGCGCTCCTGTATGCGGGCCCCTCGCTGCGTATGAACGCCGACACGCTTGAGGCCATTCGGGGATCCTTGGAACGCTCCGTGTCATCCGTCGCGCCGGACCTGCACGGGCTCACGACGGCCGAACACCGCGCGCTCCGCGTCTACCTCGGCGGCCTCCTGAGCGCTCGCCTTGACGACACCACCCGGCTGATGCAAGCGCAGCAACAACTCACCGGCATGGTGCCGGTGAACCGCCTATCCGTTCCGCTATCGTACGCGTTGCAAGGACATTTGTCCCGCCGCCGACGGAATGAACGCGCAGCCATCGCGGCGTTCGAACGCAGCATGGTCGACATCCCCGCGAGTATCCGCGCGAACGTGCCTGCCTTGGGACAGCAGATTGATCGTTTCGCGCACGCCGAGGCGCTGCGTGCAATGGGGCAACGCGACGAAGCGCGCCGCTGGTACCGCTCACTGCGTGACGGGCCGGGCTTGATGAACGCACCCTTTCTCGCACTGACAGCCACCGGCCTCCGTTAA